Proteins from one Pseudomonas bijieensis genomic window:
- a CDS encoding OmpA family protein gives MKLKNTLGFAIGSLIAATSFGALAQGQGAVEIEGFAKKEQFDSARNFKNNGNLFGGSVGYFLTDDVELRLAYDEVHNARTDDGTNVKGANTALDALYHFNNPGDMLRPYVSAGFSDQSIDQNGSNGRNRSTFANVGGGAKLYFTENFYARAGVEAQYNIDQGDTEWAPSVGIGVNFGGGSKPAAAPVPAPAEVCSDSDNDGVCDNVDKCPDTPANVTVDADGCPAVAEVVRVELDVKFDFDKSVVKPNSYGDIKNLADFMKQYPSTTTTVEGHTDSVGPDAYNQKLSERRANAVKQVLTNQYGVESSRVQSVGYGESRPVADNATEAGRAVNRRVEAQVEAQAK, from the coding sequence ATGAAACTGAAAAACACCTTGGGCTTTGCCATTGGTTCTTTGATTGCTGCCACTTCGTTCGGCGCTCTGGCACAAGGCCAAGGCGCAGTTGAAATCGAAGGCTTCGCCAAGAAAGAACAATTCGACAGCGCTCGTAACTTCAAGAACAACGGCAACCTGTTCGGCGGTTCGGTTGGTTACTTCCTGACCGACGACGTTGAACTGCGTCTGGCCTACGACGAAGTGCACAACGCCCGTACTGACGACGGCACCAACGTCAAAGGCGCCAACACCGCTCTGGACGCTCTGTACCACTTCAACAACCCAGGCGACATGCTGCGTCCTTACGTCTCTGCCGGTTTCTCGGACCAGAGCATCGACCAGAATGGCAGCAACGGTCGTAACCGTTCCACCTTCGCCAACGTTGGCGGCGGTGCCAAGCTGTACTTCACCGAGAACTTCTACGCCCGTGCTGGCGTTGAAGCTCAGTACAACATCGACCAGGGCGACACCGAGTGGGCTCCAAGCGTCGGTATCGGTGTGAACTTCGGTGGCGGTTCCAAGCCTGCCGCTGCTCCAGTTCCAGCTCCGGCTGAAGTCTGCTCCGACAGCGACAACGATGGCGTCTGCGACAACGTCGACAAGTGCCCTGACACCCCAGCCAACGTAACCGTTGACGCTGATGGCTGCCCAGCTGTTGCTGAAGTCGTTCGTGTTGAGCTGGACGTCAAGTTCGACTTCGACAAGTCGGTCGTCAAGCCTAACAGCTACGGCGATATCAAGAACCTGGCTGACTTCATGAAGCAGTACCCATCCACCACCACTACTGTTGAAGGTCACACTGACTCCGTCGGTCCTGACGCTTACAACCAGAAACTGTCTGAGCGTCGTGCAAACGCCGTTAAGCAAGTTCTGACCAACCAGTACGGTGTTGAATCGTCCCGCGTTCAGTCTGTTGGCTACGGCGAATCCCGCCCAGTTGCTGACAACGCCACTGAAGCTGGTCGTGCAGTTAACCGTCGCGTAGAAGCGCAGGTTGAAGCCCAAGCTAAGTAA
- the sigX gene encoding RNA polymerase sigma factor SigX, with amino-acid sequence MNKPQSLSTRYDPRDLSDEELVARAHTELFHVTRAYEELMRRYQRTLFNVCARYLGNDRDADDVCQEVMLKVLYGLKNFEGKSKFKTWLYSITYNECITQYRKERRKRRLMDALSLDPLEEASEDKAPKPEEKGGLDRWLVHVNPIDREILVLRFVAELEFQEIADIMHMGLSATKMRYKRALDKLREKFAGIAET; translated from the coding sequence TTGAACAAACCCCAATCGCTATCCACGCGCTACGACCCCCGTGATCTCTCCGATGAGGAGTTGGTCGCGCGCGCGCATACGGAGTTATTCCACGTAACGCGTGCATACGAAGAATTGATGCGCCGTTACCAGAGGACATTATTTAACGTTTGTGCACGATATCTCGGGAACGATCGCGACGCTGATGATGTCTGTCAGGAGGTGATGTTGAAGGTGCTGTATGGCCTGAAGAACTTCGAGGGGAAATCGAAGTTCAAGACCTGGCTCTACAGCATCACGTACAACGAATGCATCACGCAGTATCGCAAGGAACGGCGAAAGCGTCGCTTGATGGACGCGTTGAGCCTGGACCCTCTCGAGGAAGCGTCTGAAGACAAGGCGCCCAAGCCCGAGGAAAAGGGTGGACTCGATCGCTGGCTGGTCCATGTGAACCCGATCGATCGGGAGATTCTGGTGCTACGATTTGTCGCAGAGCTGGAATTCCAGGAGATCGCAGACATAATGCATATGGGTTTGAGCGCGACAAAAATGCGTTACAAGCGCGCTCTAGACAAATTGCGTGAGAAATTTGCGGGCATTGCTGAAACTTAG
- a CDS encoding mechanosensitive ion channel family protein, with protein sequence MELDLWTQSLVTAMTALWTKVANFIPNLFGALVVLLLGFVVAKLLDTLLSKLLAKLGLDRLMGGTGLTKLLSRGGIQVPISTLVGKIVYWFVLLIFLVSAAESLGLERVSATLDMLALYLPKVFGAALVLLVGVLLAQLANGLVRGAAEGVGLDYAAGVGRIAQGLVIIISISVAISQLEVKTDLLNHVIVIVLITVGLAIALAMGLGSREIAGQILAGIYVRELYEVGQQVRVGEVEGQIEEIGTVKTTLLTEEGELVSLSNRILLEQHVSSR encoded by the coding sequence ATGGAACTTGATCTCTGGACCCAGAGCCTCGTCACGGCAATGACTGCGTTGTGGACCAAGGTGGCTAACTTCATCCCGAACCTGTTCGGCGCCCTGGTGGTGCTGTTGCTGGGTTTTGTCGTGGCCAAGCTGCTGGACACGCTGCTGTCCAAGCTGCTCGCCAAACTGGGTCTCGACCGCCTGATGGGCGGCACCGGCCTGACCAAACTGTTGTCCCGTGGCGGCATCCAGGTACCGATCTCGACCCTGGTCGGCAAGATCGTGTATTGGTTCGTACTGCTGATTTTCCTGGTTTCGGCTGCGGAATCCCTTGGCCTTGAGCGAGTTTCGGCTACGCTCGACATGCTTGCGCTGTACTTGCCGAAGGTTTTTGGTGCCGCGCTGGTACTGCTGGTCGGTGTTCTGCTGGCGCAGCTGGCCAACGGGCTGGTGCGCGGTGCCGCTGAGGGCGTCGGGCTGGATTACGCCGCGGGCGTAGGGCGAATTGCCCAGGGCCTGGTGATCATCATCAGTATTTCGGTAGCGATCAGCCAGTTGGAGGTCAAGACTGACCTGCTCAACCACGTGATCGTGATCGTATTGATTACCGTTGGTCTGGCGATTGCCCTGGCAATGGGATTGGGAAGTCGTGAAATCGCCGGGCAGATCCTGGCGGGAATCTATGTGCGTGAATTGTATGAGGTTGGGCAACAAGTGCGTGTTGGCGAGGTCGAAGGCCAGATCGAAGAGATCGGCACGGTGAAAACCACATTGCTGACCGAGGAGGGCGAACTGGTGTCGCTTTCCAATCGGATCCTGCTGGAACAGCATGTGAGTAGCCGCTAA
- a CDS encoding zinc transporter ZntB, with amino-acid sequence MFEEENAQWGLVHALVLDGKGGARSIARTELDDLQLQAHESLWLHWDRSHPQTHTWLRKSSGLSEFNCDLLLEENTRPRLLPLPNAELLLFLRGINLNPGAEPEDMVSVRIFASAQRVISLRLRPLRATDELLAQLAEGKGPKNASELILYMAQYLTNKVQDLVTCLSEIVDTEEEKLDTDERYTPEHDAILHIRRRAAGLKRFLAPQRDIFGQMTRLKLPWFFDDDSDYWNELNNSLTRYLEELELTRERVGLVLEAEDRRLSVRMNRTMYRFGIVTGIFLPMSFLTGLLGINVGGIPFSESPYGFMIACLLMICVALGQWWLFRRLRWV; translated from the coding sequence ATGTTCGAGGAAGAAAACGCGCAGTGGGGGCTGGTGCATGCCCTGGTGCTGGACGGTAAAGGCGGCGCGCGTTCCATAGCCCGGACCGAACTCGACGATTTGCAGTTGCAGGCCCATGAAAGCCTGTGGCTGCACTGGGATCGCAGTCATCCGCAAACCCACACCTGGCTGCGCAAATCCAGCGGCTTGAGCGAATTCAACTGCGACCTGCTGCTCGAGGAGAATACTCGTCCGCGCCTGTTGCCATTGCCCAACGCCGAGTTGCTGCTGTTTCTTCGAGGCATCAACCTCAACCCGGGTGCCGAGCCGGAAGACATGGTCTCGGTACGGATCTTTGCATCCGCCCAGCGGGTGATCTCTCTGCGCCTGCGTCCGTTGCGCGCTACCGATGAACTGCTGGCGCAGTTGGCCGAGGGCAAAGGACCGAAAAACGCGTCGGAACTCATCCTTTATATGGCGCAGTACCTCACCAACAAAGTGCAGGACCTGGTCACTTGTCTCTCTGAGATCGTCGATACCGAGGAAGAAAAACTTGATACCGACGAACGGTATACCCCCGAGCACGATGCCATTTTGCACATCCGGCGACGGGCCGCCGGACTCAAGCGCTTCCTGGCGCCACAGCGGGACATTTTCGGCCAGATGACGCGACTCAAGCTGCCGTGGTTTTTCGACGATGACAGCGACTATTGGAACGAATTGAACAACAGCCTGACCCGTTACCTCGAGGAACTGGAATTGACCCGAGAGCGCGTGGGGCTTGTGCTGGAGGCCGAAGACCGGCGCCTTTCGGTGCGGATGAACCGCACCATGTACCGCTTCGGCATCGTCACCGGGATTTTCCTGCCGATGAGTTTTCTCACCGGCCTTCTGGGCATCAATGTCGGCGGCATTCCGTTTTCCGAAAGCCCCTACGGTTTCATGATTGCCTGCCTGTTGATGATCTGCGTGGCGCTCGGGCAGTGGTGGTTGTTCCGCCGCTTGCGCTGGGTGTGA
- the rraA gene encoding ribonuclease E activity regulator RraA, with protein MNHYLTPDLCDAYPELVQVLEPMFSNFGGRDSFGGEIVTIKCFEDNSRVKEQVELEGNGKVLVVDGGGSLRRALLGDMLAEKAAKNGWEGLVIYGCIRDVDVIAQTDLGVQALASHPMKTDRRGVGELNVPVTFAGVTFRPGEYVYADNNGVIVSPSPLKMPE; from the coding sequence ATGAACCATTACCTCACGCCCGACCTGTGCGACGCCTACCCGGAACTGGTGCAGGTGTTGGAGCCGATGTTCAGCAATTTTGGTGGCCGCGACTCCTTCGGCGGCGAAATCGTGACCATCAAGTGCTTCGAAGACAACTCACGGGTCAAGGAGCAGGTTGAACTCGAGGGCAACGGCAAGGTGCTGGTCGTCGACGGCGGCGGCTCCCTGCGTCGGGCGCTGCTGGGGGACATGCTGGCGGAAAAAGCCGCGAAAAATGGTTGGGAAGGGCTGGTGATCTACGGTTGCATCCGTGACGTAGACGTTATTGCCCAGACCGACCTCGGGGTCCAGGCCCTGGCCAGCCACCCGATGAAAACCGACCGGCGTGGCGTCGGCGAACTCAATGTGCCGGTGACCTTTGCCGGCGTGACGTTTCGTCCAGGCGAGTATGTCTACGCGGACAACAACGGCGTGATCGTCTCGCCTAGCCCGCTGAAAATGCCTGAATGA
- a CDS encoding alpha/beta fold hydrolase translates to MQSSSNLFPVALISAERRGDLSEDVYRLKPGNSPDASVELAVTRLGMADASEIRGVPVILLHGSFSNRRFWYSPKGLGLGAYLARLGFDVWIPEMRGHGLSQRNQAYRNNRVADYARYDLPAIGAFVREQSGQVPHWIGHSLGGITLAAALGGHYLGEPAVASAAFFGTQVSRTYWPLKIPPVEWSGRFILKRFAQLSGSRLKRGPEDEPIGLALESMRWYGLFGRFGDAEKNWWAGLADVQLPVLAVSAAGDHQDPTWACRKLFEQIGSEHKQFVCLGQEQGFKGDFGHVEMLVSKAAQAEVWPLVARWLQDQQAPLLESLPALAEAV, encoded by the coding sequence ATGCAAAGCAGCAGCAACCTCTTTCCTGTCGCTCTGATCAGCGCCGAGCGGCGCGGTGATCTGAGTGAAGATGTCTATCGCTTGAAACCCGGCAACAGCCCCGACGCCAGCGTCGAACTGGCCGTCACCCGGCTGGGCATGGCCGATGCCAGCGAAATCCGTGGCGTCCCGGTGATCCTGTTGCACGGCAGTTTTTCCAATCGACGCTTCTGGTATTCGCCCAAGGGCCTGGGGCTGGGAGCCTACCTGGCACGCCTGGGCTTCGATGTGTGGATTCCCGAGATGCGCGGCCATGGGTTATCCCAGCGCAACCAGGCCTATCGAAACAATCGGGTGGCCGACTATGCCCGCTACGACTTGCCGGCCATCGGTGCCTTCGTGCGTGAGCAGAGCGGGCAAGTGCCCCACTGGATCGGTCACTCCTTGGGGGGTATTACCCTCGCGGCAGCCTTGGGTGGCCATTACCTGGGCGAACCTGCGGTGGCTTCGGCGGCGTTTTTCGGTACCCAGGTCAGCCGCACCTACTGGCCGTTGAAGATCCCGCCGGTGGAGTGGAGCGGCCGGTTCATCCTCAAGCGCTTTGCCCAGTTGTCCGGCTCAAGGCTCAAGCGCGGCCCCGAGGACGAGCCCATCGGCCTGGCGCTGGAAAGCATGCGCTGGTACGGCCTGTTCGGACGGTTCGGCGATGCCGAGAAGAACTGGTGGGCCGGGCTGGCCGATGTCCAGTTGCCGGTGCTGGCGGTGAGTGCCGCTGGCGATCACCAGGACCCTACCTGGGCTTGCCGCAAGCTCTTCGAGCAGATCGGTTCCGAGCACAAGCAGTTTGTCTGCCTGGGCCAGGAGCAGGGTTTCAAGGGCGATTTCGGCCACGTCGAGATGCTGGTCAGCAAAGCGGCACAGGCTGAGGTCTGGCCTCTGGTAGCCCGTTGGCTGCAAGATCAGCAGGCGCCGTTGCTGGAAAGTCTGCCCGCCCTGGCCGAGGCGGTTTGA
- the ppsA gene encoding phosphoenolpyruvate synthase produces the protein MVEYVVSLDKLGVHDVEHVGGKNASLGEMISNLAGAGVSVPGGFATTAQAYRDFLELSGLNKQIHDALDALDVDDVNALAKTGAQIRQWIMEAEFPEKLNAEIRTAFAKLSEGNPDVAVAVRSSATAEDLPDASFAGQQETFLNIRGVENVIRAAKEVFASLFNDRAISYRVHQGFDHKLVALSAGVQRMVRSETGTAGVMFTLDTESGFRDVVFITGAYGLGETVVQGAVNPDEFYVHKGTLEAGRPAILRRNLGSKAIKMIYGDEAKAGRSVKTVDVDKAERARFCLTDAEVSELAKQAMIIEKHYKCPMDIEWAKDGDDGKLYIVQARPETVKSRTQANVMERYLLKETGTVLVEGRAIGQRIGAGKVRIIKDVSEMDKVQAGDVLVSDMTDPDWEPVMKRASAIVTNRGGRTCHAAIIARELGIPAVVGCGNATELLKDGQGVTVSCAEGDTGYIFEGELGFDIKKNSVDAMPDLPFKIMMNVGNPDRAFDFAQLPNAGVGLARLEFIINRMIGVHPKALLNYDGLPQEIKDSVDKRIAGYNDPVGFYVEKLVEGISTLAAAFWPKKVIVRLSDFKSNEYANLIGGKLYEPEEENPMLGFRGASRYISESFRDCFELECRALKRVRNEMGLTNVEIMVPFVRTLGEASQVVDLLAENGLARGDNGLRVIMMCELPSNAILAEEFLEFFDGFSIGSNDLTQLTLGLDRDSGIIAHLFDERNPAVKKLLANAIAACNKAGKYIGICGQGPSDHPDLAKWLMEQGIESVSLNPDSVLETWFFLAEGQAAV, from the coding sequence TTGGTAGAGTACGTAGTTTCCCTCGATAAGCTCGGCGTCCATGATGTGGAGCATGTGGGGGGCAAGAACGCATCCCTGGGCGAGATGATCAGCAACCTCGCCGGTGCCGGCGTATCGGTGCCAGGTGGCTTCGCCACGACCGCTCAGGCTTATCGTGATTTCCTGGAACTGAGCGGCCTGAACAAGCAGATTCACGATGCGCTCGATGCCCTGGACGTCGATGACGTCAATGCCTTGGCCAAGACCGGTGCCCAGATCCGCCAATGGATCATGGAAGCCGAGTTCCCCGAGAAACTGAATGCCGAGATCCGCACCGCGTTCGCCAAGTTGTCCGAGGGCAATCCCGATGTCGCCGTCGCCGTGCGTTCCTCGGCCACCGCCGAAGACCTGCCGGACGCCTCCTTCGCTGGCCAGCAGGAGACCTTCCTGAACATTCGTGGCGTGGAAAACGTCATCCGTGCCGCCAAGGAAGTCTTCGCCTCTCTCTTTAACGACCGTGCCATTTCCTACCGCGTGCACCAGGGCTTCGACCACAAGCTGGTTGCCCTGTCCGCGGGTGTGCAGCGCATGGTCCGCTCCGAAACCGGCACCGCCGGCGTGATGTTCACCCTCGACACCGAGTCGGGCTTCCGTGACGTGGTGTTCATCACCGGCGCCTATGGCCTGGGTGAAACCGTCGTGCAGGGCGCCGTGAACCCGGATGAGTTCTACGTCCACAAAGGCACGCTGGAAGCCGGCCGCCCGGCCATCCTGCGGCGCAACCTGGGCAGCAAGGCCATCAAGATGATCTACGGCGACGAAGCCAAGGCCGGTCGTTCGGTGAAAACCGTCGACGTGGACAAGGCCGAGCGCGCGCGTTTCTGCCTGACCGACGCCGAAGTCAGCGAGCTGGCCAAGCAGGCGATGATCATCGAGAAGCACTACAAGTGCCCGATGGACATCGAGTGGGCCAAGGACGGTGACGACGGCAAGCTGTACATCGTGCAAGCCCGTCCGGAAACCGTGAAGAGCCGCACCCAGGCCAACGTCATGGAGCGCTACCTGCTCAAGGAAACCGGCACCGTGCTGGTGGAAGGCCGTGCCATCGGCCAGCGCATCGGCGCCGGCAAGGTGCGGATCATCAAGGACGTCTCGGAAATGGACAAGGTCCAGGCCGGTGACGTACTGGTTTCCGACATGACCGACCCGGATTGGGAACCGGTGATGAAGCGCGCCAGCGCCATCGTCACCAACCGTGGTGGTCGTACCTGCCACGCGGCGATCATTGCCCGTGAACTGGGTATCCCGGCAGTGGTGGGTTGCGGCAACGCCACCGAATTGCTCAAGGACGGCCAGGGCGTGACCGTTTCCTGCGCTGAAGGCGATACCGGCTACATTTTCGAAGGCGAACTGGGCTTCGACATCAAGAAGAACTCCGTGGACGCCATGCCGGACCTGCCGTTCAAGATCATGATGAACGTCGGCAACCCGGACCGTGCCTTTGACTTCGCACAGTTGCCGAACGCAGGCGTGGGCCTGGCCCGCCTGGAGTTCATCATCAACCGCATGATCGGCGTGCACCCCAAGGCATTGCTGAACTACGACGGCCTGCCGCAGGAAATCAAGGACAGCGTCGACAAGCGTATTGCCGGCTACAACGATCCGGTCGGCTTCTATGTCGAGAAGCTGGTGGAAGGCATCAGCACCCTGGCGGCGGCGTTCTGGCCGAAAAAGGTCATTGTGCGGCTGTCGGACTTCAAGTCCAACGAATACGCCAACCTGATCGGCGGCAAGCTCTACGAGCCGGAAGAAGAAAACCCGATGCTGGGCTTCCGTGGTGCTTCGCGCTACATCAGCGAATCGTTCCGCGACTGCTTCGAGCTCGAATGCCGTGCCCTCAAGCGCGTGCGTAACGAGATGGGCCTGACCAACGTCGAGATCATGGTGCCGTTCGTCCGGACCCTGGGCGAAGCGAGCCAGGTCGTGGACCTGCTGGCGGAAAACGGCCTGGCCCGTGGCGACAATGGCCTGCGCGTGATCATGATGTGCGAGCTGCCGTCCAACGCGATCCTGGCGGAAGAATTCCTCGAGTTCTTCGACGGTTTCTCCATCGGTTCCAACGACCTGACCCAACTGACCTTGGGCCTGGACCGCGACTCCGGGATCATCGCCCACCTGTTCGACGAGCGTAACCCGGCGGTCAAGAAGCTGCTGGCCAACGCCATTGCCGCCTGCAACAAGGCCGGCAAGTACATCGGCATCTGCGGCCAGGGTCCTTCGGACCACCCGGACCTGGCCAAATGGCTGATGGAGCAGGGCATCGAAAGCGTTTCGTTGAACCCGGACTCTGTGCTGGAAACCTGGTTCTTCCTGGCTGAGGGACAGGCTGCGGTCTGA
- a CDS encoding LysR family transcriptional regulator gives MPRRFDYLADVEAFVTVVEKGTLSAGAVTLGTTPSVLSRAISRLEARLGVQLLRRTTRRLNLTDAGALYLEQSRSAFALIDDAERRIQGQDGVLSGRVRLSVPTTYGHYRLPSLLSRFGQAFPQVRVELSITNRNVDLVAEGYDLAIRLGPLPDSGLVGRKLEDARLCLVAAPQYLERAGTPRHLDELATHACLPFVMPSSGRIAPWLFRINHEDREWLPAGNVQVSDDVLGIVSLAQAGMGICQTYDFIVRERIARGELVALLEDVGGRSRPFSIIYPPHRQLPAAARALIDFLIGQ, from the coding sequence ATGCCCCGTCGATTCGATTACCTGGCCGACGTGGAAGCCTTCGTCACGGTCGTGGAAAAAGGCACCCTCAGCGCCGGAGCCGTGACGCTGGGGACCACGCCTTCGGTCCTGAGCCGCGCCATCTCCCGCCTCGAAGCCCGGCTCGGGGTGCAACTGCTACGACGCACGACACGGCGGCTGAACCTGACCGATGCCGGTGCCCTGTACCTGGAACAGTCGCGCTCGGCCTTTGCCCTGATTGACGATGCCGAGCGACGAATCCAGGGCCAGGACGGCGTCCTGTCCGGTCGCGTGCGCTTGAGCGTGCCGACCACCTACGGCCATTACCGCTTGCCATCGCTGCTGTCGCGCTTCGGCCAGGCTTTTCCACAGGTACGGGTCGAGCTGAGCATTACCAACCGCAATGTCGATCTGGTGGCTGAGGGGTATGACTTGGCGATTCGTCTCGGGCCGCTGCCGGACAGCGGATTGGTCGGCCGCAAGCTCGAAGACGCCCGCCTTTGCCTGGTAGCCGCGCCGCAATACCTGGAACGCGCCGGAACGCCCCGGCACCTCGACGAATTGGCAACCCACGCCTGCCTGCCCTTCGTGATGCCCAGCAGCGGACGCATCGCACCCTGGCTGTTTCGCATAAACCATGAAGATCGGGAATGGCTGCCGGCGGGCAATGTCCAGGTGTCCGACGATGTGCTGGGTATCGTGTCCCTGGCCCAGGCCGGGATGGGGATCTGCCAGACCTATGACTTCATCGTCCGGGAACGAATCGCGCGGGGGGAATTGGTGGCGTTGCTGGAGGACGTTGGCGGCCGCAGCCGACCGTTTTCAATCATTTACCCGCCCCATCGACAATTGCCGGCGGCGGCGCGGGCGTTGATTGATTTTTTGATCGGGCAATAG
- a CDS encoding MbtH family protein: MTSVFDREDIVFQVVVNHEEQYSIWPDYKAVPEGWRTVGKSGFKKDCLAYIEEVWTDMRPLSLRKKMEEQAAAVH; encoded by the coding sequence ATGACTTCAGTATTCGACCGCGAGGACATCGTCTTTCAGGTCGTGGTCAACCACGAAGAACAGTACTCGATCTGGCCGGACTACAAGGCCGTCCCCGAAGGCTGGCGTACCGTAGGCAAAAGCGGATTCAAGAAGGACTGCCTGGCCTACATCGAAGAAGTCTGGACCGACATGCGCCCGCTGAGCTTGCGCAAGAAGATGGAAGAGCAGGCGGCTGCGGTTCATTGA
- a CDS encoding aspartate aminotransferase family protein — protein sequence MSVANSLIEAQPARVSPAPAETLYQFNESPLLARQSRQESNARSYPRRIPLALKRAKGVYVEDVEGRTFIDCLAGAGTLALGHNHPVVIEAIQQVLADELPLHTLDLTTPVKDRFVQDLFGLLPAQLAAEAKIQFCGPTGTDAVEAALKLVRTATGRSTVLSFQGGYHGMSQGALSLMGSLGPKKPLGALLSSGVQFMPYPYDYRCPFGLGGVAGVKANLHYLENLLNDPEAGVQLPAAVIVEVVQGEGGVIPADLDWLRGLRRITEQAGVALIVDEIQSGFGRTGKMFAFEHAGIIPDVVVLSKAIGGSLPLAVVVYRDWLDTWLPGAHAGTFRGNQMAMAAGSAVMRYLLEHDLSAHAAAMGERLSEHLHILQRDFPQLGDIRGRGLMLGVELVEPTGKSDALGHPPVHARLAPRLQRECLKRGLILELGGRQGGVVRFLPPLIITAAEIDRVAEIFGRALAAAVAGA from the coding sequence ATGTCAGTCGCCAACAGCCTTATCGAAGCACAACCGGCCCGGGTCAGCCCGGCACCGGCCGAGACGCTCTACCAGTTCAATGAGTCGCCGTTGCTGGCTCGCCAGAGTCGGCAGGAGTCCAATGCCCGCAGTTATCCACGGCGCATTCCCCTGGCCCTCAAGCGCGCCAAGGGGGTGTATGTCGAGGACGTCGAGGGCCGGACCTTCATCGATTGCCTGGCTGGTGCCGGCACACTGGCGCTGGGGCATAACCACCCGGTGGTGATCGAAGCGATCCAGCAGGTGCTGGCCGACGAGCTGCCCTTGCATACCCTGGACCTGACCACGCCGGTCAAGGACCGTTTCGTCCAGGACCTGTTCGGCCTGTTGCCGGCGCAATTGGCCGCCGAGGCGAAGATCCAGTTCTGCGGTCCCACCGGCACCGACGCGGTGGAAGCAGCCCTCAAGCTGGTGCGCACCGCCACCGGACGCAGCACCGTGCTGTCGTTCCAGGGCGGCTACCACGGCATGAGCCAGGGGGCGTTGAGCCTGATGGGCAGCCTGGGGCCGAAGAAACCCCTGGGCGCTTTGCTCAGCAGCGGTGTGCAGTTCATGCCATACCCCTACGATTACCGCTGCCCGTTCGGGCTGGGCGGTGTGGCGGGCGTGAAGGCCAACCTGCATTACCTGGAAAACCTGCTGAATGACCCCGAGGCTGGCGTGCAATTGCCGGCGGCGGTGATCGTCGAGGTGGTGCAGGGCGAGGGCGGGGTGATTCCGGCTGATCTGGATTGGCTGCGTGGCTTGCGGCGAATCACCGAGCAGGCGGGAGTGGCGTTGATCGTCGACGAAATCCAGAGCGGCTTCGGCCGTACCGGCAAAATGTTTGCGTTCGAGCATGCCGGGATCATCCCGGACGTGGTGGTGCTGTCCAAGGCCATCGGCGGCAGCCTGCCGCTGGCGGTGGTGGTTTATCGCGACTGGCTCGACACCTGGCTGCCGGGCGCCCATGCCGGGACCTTCCGCGGCAATCAGATGGCCATGGCCGCCGGTTCCGCGGTAATGCGCTATCTGTTGGAGCACGACCTGTCGGCTCACGCCGCCGCCATGGGCGAGCGCTTGAGTGAGCACCTGCACATCCTGCAGCGGGATTTCCCGCAGTTGGGCGATATCCGTGGTCGCGGGCTGATGCTCGGGGTCGAACTGGTGGAGCCGACGGGTAAGTCGGATGCCCTGGGCCATCCGCCGGTGCATGCGCGACTGGCACCACGGCTGCAACGCGAATGCCTCAAGCGCGGGCTGATCCTGGAGCTGGGTGGCCGGCAGGGCGGCGTGGTGCGGTTTCTGCCGCCGCTGATCATCACGGCAGCGGAAATCGACCGGGTCGCCGAGATTTTCGGACGCGCCTTGGCTGCTGCTGTCGCTGGCGCCTAA
- a CDS encoding GNAT family N-acetyltransferase produces the protein MDTFIEICTATPSDAGIISRIAERSIRVGCAAEHRNDPGIVAAWVRNNTFAHIHPWLANPRLRLTVARLQGRPVGVAMASVSGRIAFCYVQPESFRRGVGEALVRDIEAWLRGRGVTRVRLNSTRTSRAFYRRLGFEQSSDAFAIGGVKAIAMHKPLIAPTAKVLAESKSLRG, from the coding sequence ATGGATACCTTCATCGAAATCTGCACGGCCACCCCCAGCGATGCCGGCATCATCAGCCGGATCGCCGAGCGCTCCATCCGGGTCGGGTGTGCCGCCGAACACCGTAACGACCCCGGCATCGTGGCCGCCTGGGTACGCAACAACACCTTCGCTCATATCCACCCCTGGCTGGCCAATCCACGGTTGCGCCTGACCGTGGCGCGTTTGCAGGGGCGGCCGGTGGGTGTCGCCATGGCTTCGGTCAGCGGCCGGATCGCCTTCTGCTACGTGCAGCCAGAGTCTTTTCGCCGTGGTGTCGGCGAGGCGCTGGTGCGGGACATCGAGGCGTGGCTGCGCGGGCGTGGGGTGACCCGGGTGCGCCTCAACAGCACGCGTACCAGCCGTGCCTTCTATCGACGCCTGGGGTTCGAGCAGAGCTCGGACGCCTTCGCCATCGGTGGGGTCAAGGCCATTGCGATGCACAAGCCATTGATCGCGCCGACGGCGAAAGTTCTGGCCGAGAGTAAATCCCTTCGCGGCTGA